Proteins found in one Oncorhynchus tshawytscha isolate Ot180627B linkage group LG25, Otsh_v2.0, whole genome shotgun sequence genomic segment:
- the LOC112224329 gene encoding BTB/POZ domain-containing protein KCTD21-like — translation MLNLNSSDSNSNSLSDPVSLNVGGEIYTTTLDTLTRYRDSMLGAMFTGQISTLRDKRGNVFIDRDGKIFRYILNFLRSSSLDLPDGFSEMRLLRREADFFQIRPLLDEIQRHVEAGALSLRDAPRRALLVVDVDCQVRVLHFNLRRAPENYELRTCSVRILTAEIFCTWRTFLVLLCERFSYRTTQGLTSPLPSDRRYNRLKLEWVPRPDELPQDQYEKQRYRGLVISDSWATQTHFGDLCDAITPSRSPCEVKDMHRFLEELLTVSLAEGFRVDSVTPDSMDVLNCHTLQLVR, via the exons ATGCTGAACCTAAACTCCTCGGACAGCAACAGTAACTCCTTGTCGGACCCCGTCTCCCTCAACGTTGGCGGTGAGATCTACACTACGACCCTGGACACTCTGACTCGCTACCGAGACTCCATGCTGGGCGCCATGTTCACCGGACAGATCTCTACGCTTAGGGACAAACGCGGAAACGTTTTCATTGACCGCGACGGGAAGATTTTCCGCTATATCCTGAACTTCCTACGTTCCAGCTCCCTGGACCTGCCGGACGGGTTCTCTGAGATGAGGCTGCTGAGGAGGGAAGCAGATTTCTTCCAGATACGACCCCTACTGGACGAGATACAGCGGCACGTTGAGGCTGGAGCGCTCAGCCTGAGAGATGCACCCAGAAGAGCCTTGCTGGTGGTGGACGTGGACTGCcag GTGCGCGTGCTACACTTCAACCTTCGGCGTGCTCCCGAGAACTACGAACTCCGCACATGCTCAGTGCGCATCCTCACCGCCGAAATCTTCTGCACCTGGCGTACCTTTCTGGTTCTCCTCTGTGAGCGTTTCTCTTACCGCACAACCCAGGGTCTTACTTCCCCCCTCCCCAGTGACCGGCGCTACAACCGTCTCAAACTGGAGTGGGTTCCCCGGCCAGACGAACTTCCCCAGGACCAGTATGAGAAACAGCGGTACAGAGGACTCGTCATCTCGGACTCTTGGGCCACACAGACCCACTTTGGTGACCTCTGTGATGCCATCACCCCTAGCCGCAGCCCATGTGAGGTCAAAGACATGCACAGGTTTTTGGAGGAGCTGCTCACGGTGTCTTTGGCAGAGGGTTTTAGGGTTGACTCGGTGACTCCTGACTCCATGGACGTTTTGAACTGCCATACTCTGCAGCTTGTACGGTAG